One window from the genome of Calditrichota bacterium encodes:
- the tsaD gene encoding tRNA (adenosine(37)-N6)-threonylcarbamoyltransferase complex transferase subunit TsaD: MKILGIETSCDETSAAIYDGKNLLSNIVASQSVHEEFGGVVPELASREHIRNLTPVIRKAFAQANCRIEDIGAVAVTQGPGLMGALLVGINFAKGLAFSYGAPLIGVNHIEGHIFAIELTENVSPPFLSLVVSGGHTQLVLVKEFGDYQLLGKTLDDAAGEAFDKVAKMMELGYPGGPIIDEMAKKGNGDFVAFPRALIKEKNYNFSFSGLKTAVLYYLKSLPEEDRLRHRADIVASFQKALVDVLVKKTISAAEKFGMDKIVLAGGVARNSFLRDEFQKIAANENKQIYMPEAIFCTDNAAMVAYVGHRKFELGQISDMSMTPMPGMRLVLNY; encoded by the coding sequence ATGAAAATTTTAGGTATTGAAACTTCCTGCGATGAAACATCGGCGGCAATCTACGACGGAAAAAATCTGCTCTCCAACATCGTCGCTTCTCAGTCAGTGCACGAAGAGTTCGGCGGCGTGGTGCCGGAACTTGCATCGCGCGAACACATTCGAAATTTGACGCCGGTAATTCGGAAGGCATTCGCGCAGGCAAATTGTCGCATCGAAGATATTGGCGCTGTTGCAGTGACGCAAGGTCCGGGTCTCATGGGCGCGCTGTTGGTGGGCATTAATTTTGCCAAGGGGCTGGCATTTTCGTACGGAGCGCCGCTCATTGGCGTAAATCACATCGAAGGTCATATTTTTGCCATTGAATTGACTGAAAATGTTTCTCCCCCGTTTCTGTCTCTCGTTGTTTCCGGCGGCCACACGCAACTGGTTTTGGTCAAAGAATTTGGCGATTATCAGCTATTAGGAAAAACTCTGGACGACGCCGCAGGAGAAGCCTTCGACAAAGTGGCGAAAATGATGGAGTTGGGATATCCGGGCGGGCCCATCATCGACGAAATGGCGAAAAAGGGCAATGGGGATTTTGTCGCTTTCCCCCGGGCGTTAATCAAAGAAAAAAATTACAATTTTTCCTTCAGCGGGTTGAAAACCGCGGTACTTTATTATTTGAAGAGTTTGCCTGAGGAAGATAGACTGCGCCATCGTGCAGACATAGTGGCGAGCTTTCAAAAGGCGTTGGTGGACGTGCTGGTGAAAAAAACGATTTCAGCGGCGGAAAAATTTGGCATGGATAAAATCGTCCTGGCTGGCGGCGTGGCGCGAAATAGTTTCCTGCGGGATGAATTTCAGAAAATAGCCGCTAATGAAAACAAACAAATTTACATGCCGGAAGCGATTTTTTGCACCGATAACGCCGCCATGGTCGCGTACGTTGGGCATCGGAAATTTGAGTTGGGACAAATTTCCGACATGTCGATGACGCCAATGCCGGGAATGAGGTTGGTTTTAAATTATTGA